The following coding sequences lie in one Mycobacterium sp. Z3061 genomic window:
- a CDS encoding PLP-dependent aminotransferase family protein has protein sequence MTGTPESEAQILGAIGFLNEVMARYPQAISFAPGAPLLEGVTRERLIAAVDEVAGHSGAPGWDALFQYGPSQGIVNADLARALSASGALNVAASDITITVGAQEGFILVLRALELHRRGTLGIVAPAFAGIRGAATFMGARTVDVIEGPEGVTAADLEAACTRADTLGEPLRALYVAPDFANPSGTVIPRQARLELLRAAREWQVLLIEDTTYGFTDPDVPPCLKALDEDGVVIQVGTFSKVCLPGVRVGYVVADQPWRGSTLATWLATLKNTTTVNTSPLNQAMVAGLVLSDPAALAERQRMLRESYREKRNLFLSALDDEFPDAGELGLAWNRPTGGFFVVMQTRRDLDHAALEICAARHRVLWTPMRDFYAGSAGDTMLRLSCSHVPNDQIREGIRRLGAFLRERI, from the coding sequence ATGACCGGCACGCCAGAGTCCGAAGCCCAGATTCTGGGTGCGATCGGATTCCTCAACGAGGTGATGGCCCGCTACCCGCAAGCCATCTCGTTCGCTCCGGGAGCACCGTTGCTGGAAGGCGTCACTCGCGAGCGCCTCATCGCGGCGGTCGACGAGGTGGCAGGTCACTCAGGAGCACCGGGTTGGGACGCCCTGTTCCAGTACGGCCCCAGCCAGGGGATCGTCAACGCCGACCTAGCCCGCGCGCTTTCCGCTAGCGGTGCCCTCAACGTCGCCGCATCCGATATCACCATCACCGTCGGCGCCCAGGAGGGGTTCATCCTCGTCCTTCGCGCACTGGAACTCCATCGCCGCGGGACCCTCGGCATCGTTGCCCCCGCCTTCGCCGGGATCCGCGGCGCGGCGACCTTCATGGGTGCCCGGACCGTGGATGTCATCGAGGGCCCCGAGGGCGTTACCGCCGCGGACCTCGAGGCGGCGTGCACGCGAGCCGACACCCTTGGCGAGCCGCTGCGAGCCTTATACGTCGCACCTGATTTCGCCAACCCGTCAGGGACCGTGATTCCCCGGCAGGCCCGGCTGGAACTGCTGCGTGCCGCTCGCGAGTGGCAGGTGCTGTTGATTGAAGACACGACCTACGGGTTCACCGATCCGGACGTTCCGCCGTGCCTGAAGGCTCTGGACGAGGACGGGGTGGTTATCCAGGTCGGCACCTTCTCCAAGGTGTGCTTGCCCGGCGTCCGCGTCGGCTATGTGGTCGCCGATCAGCCCTGGCGCGGGTCCACCCTGGCCACCTGGCTGGCCACCCTGAAGAACACCACCACGGTCAACACCTCTCCGCTCAACCAGGCCATGGTTGCGGGCCTGGTGCTGTCGGACCCGGCCGCCCTCGCCGAGCGCCAGCGGATGTTGCGAGAGTCCTACCGCGAGAAGCGGAATCTGTTTTTGAGCGCATTGGACGACGAGTTCCCCGATGCAGGCGAACTCGGGCTCGCCTGGAACCGGCCGACGGGTGGGTTCTTCGTCGTGATGCAGACCCGACGGGACCTGGACCACGCGGCCCTGGAAATCTGCGCCGCGCGCCATCGCGTGCTGTGGACCCCGATGCGCGACTTCTACGCCGGTAGTGCCGGTGACACGATGTTGAGGCTGTCGTGCAGCCACGTACCGAACGACCAGATCAGGGAGGGGATTCGCCGGCTGGGCGCGTTTCTGCGCGAGAGAATTTAA